A single genomic interval of Mucilaginibacter robiniae harbors:
- the corA gene encoding magnesium/cobalt transporter CorA, with amino-acid sequence MSNQNKRKLYKMKLQGNVGDRPGSIHVPEGALKPRIQVFSYNTKEFVTATCDNAKAVFNQLNQCNTHNHWIKINGLGDADLIQQIGHQLSVNDLVLEDIMNVHQRPKFDEYDNYVFATSRLINMNKDNELLNTQFSALVKDNIIISFEETYDENFEGVENRLKGGKGPIRTAGPGYLCYALLDTIIDRYFVVMDHIGEALDNIEDRLYGKVDRSIMYDTQRMKRTLITLRRASWPERDKINDMIRTISPLINDETKTYLRDAYDHCIQIMDLIESYKEISANNIDLYLSMVSNRMNEIMKVLTIISVIFIPLTFVAGVYGMNFASNNPYTNQRLPDNMPELYQPHGYIYAMAIMGLIAIAQIIFFWKKGWFNKL; translated from the coding sequence ATGTCTAACCAGAACAAACGGAAGCTATATAAAATGAAGCTTCAGGGTAACGTTGGTGATCGCCCAGGAAGCATTCATGTACCTGAAGGTGCTTTAAAGCCCCGTATTCAAGTATTTTCATATAATACTAAAGAGTTTGTTACTGCAACTTGTGATAATGCAAAAGCTGTTTTCAACCAGTTGAACCAGTGTAATACACATAATCATTGGATTAAAATAAATGGTTTGGGGGATGCTGATTTGATACAGCAAATTGGTCATCAGCTTAGTGTTAACGACTTGGTGTTAGAAGATATCATGAATGTACATCAACGGCCTAAGTTTGATGAATACGACAACTACGTTTTTGCCACCAGCCGACTCATTAACATGAATAAAGATAATGAGCTCTTGAATACGCAATTTTCAGCACTGGTGAAAGACAACATCATCATCAGTTTTGAAGAAACATACGATGAAAATTTTGAAGGGGTTGAAAATCGACTAAAAGGCGGTAAAGGCCCTATTCGTACTGCCGGACCAGGCTACCTATGCTACGCATTGTTAGACACCATTATTGACAGATACTTTGTAGTAATGGATCATATTGGTGAAGCGTTAGATAATATTGAAGATCGATTGTACGGTAAAGTTGACCGTAGCATCATGTATGATACCCAACGCATGAAGCGTACGTTGATTACCTTACGTCGTGCAAGCTGGCCGGAGCGGGATAAAATCAACGATATGATTCGTACTATAAGTCCGCTGATAAATGATGAAACCAAAACTTACCTGCGTGATGCTTACGATCATTGTATCCAGATTATGGACTTGATTGAAAGCTACAAAGAGATCAGCGCCAACAACATTGATTTGTACTTATCTATGGTAAGCAATCGGATGAACGAAATCATGAAAGTGCTTACTATCATATCCGTTATTTTCATTCCATTAACTTTCGTGGCAGGTGTGTATGGAATGAACTTTGCATCCAATAACCCTTATACCAACCAGCGCCTCCCAGATAATATGCCTGAGTTATATCAGCCACATGGCTATATTTATGCTATGGCTATTATGGGGTTGATAGCCATAGCGCAAATCATTTTCTTTTGGAAAAAAGGATGGTTTAACAAGTTATAA
- a CDS encoding PQQ-dependent sugar dehydrogenase, protein MKNRVLLSSFLPAVAVAGLLWFNSYKPNVPPVVKADANNAGLKLPAGFGALKVAENVARPRHIAVTPEGDIYVKLNRVANGSGILFMHDANGDGKIDETKAFGNYGGTGMYIKDGYLYTSSDTEVFRYKLNAQNKVINPNAPEKIVTGLIERGEHESKSIVLDNAGNIYVNVGAYSNSCQEKDREKGSMGRKGCPILDSAGGIWQFKANKLNQKYGDGVHYAQGLRNVVGLDWNQQDNQLFVMQHGRDQLHDIFPDMFTVQQSAILPAECMYAIKKGDNAGWPYIYYDQLQGKKILAPEYGGDGKKEGGENAINPAAAYPGHLAPNGLLFYTGNMFPEKYKNGAFVAFHGSWNRAPEPQAGYFVVFQPFKNGKPEGKWEVFADGFSGSPEKTASGRAEHRPCGLAQGPDGSLYVTDDSKAGTVYRIIYHK, encoded by the coding sequence ATGAAAAACAGAGTTTTATTATCCTCATTTTTACCAGCTGTGGCTGTAGCAGGTTTGCTATGGTTCAACAGCTACAAGCCTAATGTACCGCCAGTTGTGAAAGCCGATGCGAACAATGCAGGTTTAAAATTGCCAGCAGGCTTTGGTGCATTGAAAGTAGCAGAAAACGTAGCGCGTCCGCGTCATATTGCTGTTACGCCCGAAGGCGACATTTATGTTAAACTTAATCGGGTAGCTAATGGTTCAGGCATATTGTTTATGCACGATGCCAATGGTGATGGTAAAATAGATGAAACAAAAGCTTTTGGCAATTACGGTGGTACTGGTATGTATATTAAAGATGGCTATTTATATACGTCATCAGATACGGAAGTATTTCGCTACAAGCTTAACGCGCAAAACAAAGTTATTAACCCTAATGCACCTGAAAAAATTGTAACCGGTTTGATTGAACGTGGGGAACACGAATCAAAATCTATTGTATTGGATAACGCTGGCAATATATATGTAAACGTAGGCGCTTATTCTAATTCTTGCCAAGAAAAAGACCGGGAAAAAGGTTCAATGGGCCGTAAAGGCTGTCCTATTCTGGATTCAGCTGGCGGCATCTGGCAGTTTAAAGCCAATAAGCTGAATCAAAAATATGGTGATGGTGTACATTACGCCCAAGGCTTACGTAACGTGGTAGGTTTAGACTGGAACCAACAGGACAACCAACTATTTGTAATGCAGCATGGCCGCGACCAGTTACACGACATTTTTCCGGACATGTTTACAGTGCAACAATCAGCTATTCTGCCTGCGGAATGTATGTACGCGATAAAAAAAGGTGATAATGCCGGCTGGCCTTATATATATTATGACCAATTACAAGGCAAAAAAATATTAGCTCCGGAATATGGCGGTGATGGAAAAAAAGAAGGTGGCGAAAACGCGATAAACCCTGCTGCTGCTTATCCTGGTCACTTAGCGCCAAACGGATTATTGTTCTATACCGGTAATATGTTTCCGGAAAAATACAAGAATGGTGCTTTTGTTGCCTTTCATGGCTCATGGAATCGTGCGCCTGAACCACAAGCTGGTTACTTTGTAGTATTTCAACCATTTAAGAACGGTAAGCCCGAAGGAAAATGGGAAGTATTTGCTGATGGCTTTTCCGGCTCACCCGAAAAAACTGCTTCAGGGCGTGCTGAACACCGTCCATGCGGATTGGCACAAGGTCCTGATGGCTCTTTATATGTAACAGATGACAGCAAAGCTGGCACTGTTTACCGTATTATCTACCACAAATAA
- a CDS encoding c-type cytochrome encodes MKFSFLLPATAFLYTSLSAQVKKHTPAASAKKAPVQNIAASINSGKAVYTQYCLTCHQADGGGVQNMNPPLIKTSYVLGDKGRIIKIVLNGFNQKVDIDGDTYNNIMPSFNYLSNQQVADVLTFVRNSFTNKASAVTVDEVNKIRPAGKK; translated from the coding sequence ATGAAATTTAGTTTTTTATTGCCGGCAACAGCATTCTTATATACTTCATTATCAGCCCAGGTTAAAAAACATACGCCTGCAGCATCTGCTAAAAAAGCGCCTGTTCAAAACATAGCAGCTTCTATTAACAGTGGTAAAGCAGTATATACTCAGTATTGTTTAACCTGCCATCAGGCCGATGGCGGTGGTGTGCAAAACATGAACCCTCCCCTTATTAAAACTTCTTACGTATTGGGAGATAAAGGCCGAATTATCAAAATTGTACTGAATGGCTTTAATCAAAAGGTTGATATTGATGGTGATACCTACAACAATATCATGCCTTCGTTTAACTACTTAAGCAACCAACAAGTAGCTGATGTACTTACTTTTGTGCGCAACAGCTTTACCAATAAAGCCAGTGCTGTAACAGTAGATGAGGTTAATAAAATAAGACCTGCCGGAAAGAAATAA
- a CDS encoding ABC transporter ATP-binding protein, which translates to MIELQQVNKTFNKGKANQVNAIVDLNLHIADQQYVVIVGANGSGKSTLLNLIAGSVLSNSGHIVIDGVSVTKLPDYQRSRWIARVFQNPLSGTAPDLSILDNFRLAALRTHTKRLRIGTSEGFKKQVQEKISLLGMGLENKLEQQPMGTLSGGQRQALTLLMSVMDDCKILLLDEPTAALDPRSAELVMHTADELIKSFNLTAILITHQLKDAYRYGNRLIQMEEGKIIRDYNKENKLILTQSDLFDWFS; encoded by the coding sequence ATGATTGAACTACAACAGGTAAACAAAACTTTTAATAAAGGTAAAGCAAACCAGGTAAATGCCATAGTTGATTTAAACCTGCACATTGCAGATCAGCAATATGTTGTGATTGTGGGCGCTAATGGTTCAGGTAAGAGCACATTGCTTAATTTAATTGCTGGAAGCGTATTATCTAATAGCGGTCATATTGTTATAGATGGCGTATCCGTTACTAAGTTGCCTGATTACCAGCGTAGCCGCTGGATTGCCCGCGTGTTTCAAAATCCATTAAGTGGTACAGCACCTGATTTGAGTATTCTGGATAATTTCCGATTGGCTGCATTGCGTACACATACAAAAAGATTACGCATTGGCACCAGCGAAGGTTTTAAAAAGCAAGTGCAAGAGAAAATAAGCTTACTGGGCATGGGCTTAGAAAATAAGCTGGAACAACAACCTATGGGAACGCTGTCTGGAGGGCAAAGGCAGGCTCTTACGTTATTGATGAGTGTAATGGATGATTGCAAAATATTGCTGCTGGATGAGCCCACAGCGGCCTTAGACCCGCGGTCGGCTGAATTGGTTATGCATACGGCAGATGAGTTGATTAAAAGCTTCAACCTGACTGCTATTTTAATCACTCATCAGTTAAAAGATGCTTATCGTTATGGCAATCGGTTAATTCAGATGGAAGAAGGTAAGATTATTCGGGATTACAATAAGGAAAATAAATTAATCTTAACTCAATCTGATTTATTTGATTGGTTTAGCTAA
- a CDS encoding WbqC family protein, with protein sequence MMEKGAVLPMFYLPPVEYFTALQKNKPDIWIEKEEHFPKQTYRNRAHIYSPDGLLALVVPVVKGSKMHTKVKDVKISYDFNWQRLHWMSLQSCYRRSAYFEYYEDDFARFYEKQFPYLFEYNEELLKLILKCLKIQLTLNYTTDYQEAYLDLTDYRNSIHPKKESNFEQKTYFQVFEERNGFLKNLSIVDLLFNQGPQSVNYL encoded by the coding sequence ATGATGGAAAAAGGTGCTGTTTTACCTATGTTTTATTTACCGCCTGTTGAATATTTTACGGCACTACAAAAAAACAAACCTGATATATGGATAGAAAAGGAAGAGCATTTTCCCAAACAAACCTATCGTAACCGTGCTCACATTTACTCGCCCGATGGTTTGCTTGCTTTAGTAGTACCTGTAGTAAAAGGCTCAAAGATGCATACCAAAGTAAAAGATGTAAAGATAAGTTACGACTTCAACTGGCAGCGTTTGCATTGGATGAGCTTACAATCTTGCTATCGTCGGTCAGCATACTTTGAGTATTATGAAGATGATTTTGCTCGCTTTTATGAAAAGCAATTTCCTTATTTATTCGAGTATAATGAAGAACTGTTAAAACTAATACTAAAATGCCTAAAAATTCAGCTCACCTTGAACTACACCACAGACTACCAGGAAGCTTATCTTGATTTAACTGATTACCGGAACTCCATACATCCGAAAAAAGAGAGCAACTTTGAACAAAAGACTTACTTTCAGGTTTTTGAAGAACGAAATGGCTTCCTGAAAAATTTGAGTATTGTTGATTTGCTGTTTAATCAGGGGCCGCAATCTGTTAATTACCTTTAA
- a CDS encoding lysophospholipid acyltransferase family protein, whose translation MIRKGFSMLGASLLYLISLLPFFILYRIADVLFIVLYYIAGYRRKVVQENLRNAFPEKTTSERAYIEKEYYKHLADLIVESIKLFTISQKDLEKHFTITNFDKVVVPAFAAGKSVIGAVGHYGNWEMAALKLSLLTTERRIIVYKPLSNPEFDSMFQKMRSKFGATLIAMKNTMRKLVEYRKERTITVLVSDQTPAKREIQHFTTFLNQPTAVFLGVEKLAKLTDSAVVFCDIRRIKRGYYNCNFVPLFNDVKNTAEYEITNAHVQYLEQVIKNEPQYWLWSHRRWKYKPEDMHK comes from the coding sequence ATGATTAGAAAAGGGTTTTCAATGTTGGGAGCGAGCTTGCTATACCTAATTTCATTGCTGCCTTTCTTTATTTTATACCGCATAGCTGATGTTCTATTCATTGTACTGTACTACATAGCAGGATACCGCCGCAAGGTAGTACAGGAAAACCTACGTAACGCTTTCCCAGAAAAAACAACTTCTGAACGTGCCTATATTGAAAAAGAGTATTATAAGCATCTAGCTGATTTGATTGTAGAAAGTATTAAGCTTTTTACCATATCACAAAAAGACCTTGAAAAACATTTTACAATTACCAATTTCGATAAAGTGGTAGTGCCTGCTTTTGCTGCCGGCAAAAGTGTTATAGGTGCTGTTGGGCATTATGGTAATTGGGAAATGGCAGCGCTCAAATTAAGTTTATTAACTACCGAAAGACGTATAATTGTATATAAACCTTTATCAAATCCGGAATTTGATAGTATGTTTCAAAAGATGCGTTCTAAATTTGGAGCTACGCTAATTGCCATGAAAAATACCATGCGCAAACTGGTTGAGTACAGAAAAGAGCGTACCATAACCGTACTGGTAAGCGATCAAACACCGGCAAAAAGAGAGATACAACATTTCACAACGTTTTTGAATCAGCCAACGGCCGTATTTCTGGGAGTTGAAAAGTTAGCTAAGCTTACGGATAGTGCGGTTGTATTTTGCGATATCAGACGTATAAAAAGAGGCTATTATAATTGTAACTTCGTGCCCTTGTTTAACGACGTTAAAAACACAGCTGAATACGAAATCACAAACGCGCATGTGCAATACTTGGAGCAGGTTATCAAAAACGAACCACAGTATTGGTTATGGTCACACCGCAGGTGGAAGTATAAGCCGGAGGATATGCATAAATGA
- a CDS encoding MBL fold metallo-hydrolase, with protein sequence MSYNKNVKYFQVAQGVWGMKIYFVNVYMIANRRGFPKGWVLVDAGVQGSADKVIAMAESIFGAGTKPTAIVLTHAHSDHTGALEDLLKRWDVPVYAHAFELPYLNGKSSYPPADFTVGGGIMSLMSVFFRKTPLKLGNKVKAIDLEQGIPELPEWKIIHTPGHTPGHVSLFLPLNTTLIAGDAFVTTKPESAVYVLNGIKHISGPPMYLTPDWAAAKASVQKLSDLQPRIAATGHGPVMRGRELQEELKKLADNFDKLAVPTGGRYVGHSAEADETGTYYVPAFRSTTKFKVAIGLAGALAGFAVTRALTK encoded by the coding sequence ATGAGTTATAATAAAAATGTGAAGTATTTTCAGGTAGCCCAAGGTGTTTGGGGTATGAAAATTTATTTTGTAAATGTTTACATGATTGCTAATCGCCGCGGGTTTCCAAAAGGTTGGGTTTTGGTAGATGCCGGCGTTCAAGGTTCGGCTGATAAGGTTATCGCGATGGCTGAATCAATTTTTGGAGCTGGTACTAAGCCAACAGCTATTGTTTTGACACACGCTCATTCAGATCATACCGGCGCTCTGGAAGACTTATTAAAGCGTTGGGATGTGCCAGTATATGCTCATGCGTTTGAACTACCTTATTTAAACGGTAAGTCATCCTATCCGCCAGCTGATTTTACAGTAGGTGGGGGGATCATGAGTTTAATGTCTGTTTTTTTCCGTAAAACACCATTGAAATTAGGTAACAAAGTAAAAGCTATTGATCTGGAACAAGGTATTCCTGAACTCCCGGAGTGGAAGATAATTCATACGCCAGGGCATACACCTGGTCATGTATCCTTATTTTTACCCTTAAATACCACCCTTATTGCAGGTGACGCCTTTGTTACCACAAAGCCTGAATCAGCAGTTTATGTACTTAATGGTATAAAGCATATATCAGGCCCGCCAATGTATCTTACACCTGATTGGGCGGCAGCAAAAGCATCGGTGCAAAAGCTGTCTGATTTGCAGCCGCGTATTGCAGCAACAGGCCATGGCCCGGTTATGCGAGGCCGCGAGTTACAGGAAGAGCTTAAAAAACTAGCCGACAATTTTGATAAACTAGCTGTACCTACCGGAGGGCGCTATGTAGGTCACTCGGCCGAAGCGGATGAAACAGGAACCTATTATGTGCCTGCTTTCCGGTCAACTACAAAATTTAAAGTTGCTATAGGCCTGGCTGGGGCACTGGCTGGTTTTGCGGTTACTAGAGCTTTAACTAAATAG
- a CDS encoding DUF3820 family protein — MEPVKPDTQVLVDIVKTRMPFGKYKDTLLCDLPVSYLEWMHHKGMPTGKLGMLLSTTYEIKTNGLNAILQSVKNSVNQHYR; from the coding sequence ATGGAACCAGTAAAGCCTGATACCCAAGTTTTAGTTGACATTGTAAAAACCCGTATGCCTTTCGGCAAATACAAGGATACATTGTTGTGCGATTTGCCGGTAAGCTATTTGGAATGGATGCATCACAAAGGCATGCCTACCGGCAAATTGGGTATGCTGCTATCTACCACTTACGAAATTAAGACTAACGGATTGAACGCGATTTTACAATCCGTTAAGAATTCTGTAAATCAGCATTATCGTTAA
- the msrA gene encoding peptide-methionine (S)-S-oxide reductase MsrA, with product MKNVMIYLASMLLLCSCANGQDSKADYAFATLPKLKPGEEVATFGGGCFWSMSEAMTELKGVDRVVSGFAGGQTKNPSYEDVCTRTTNHAECVQIYYDPKVISYATLAEAFFYAHDPTTLNRQGADEGTDYRSIVFYRTPEEKQVLLSVINKVNASKHYNGKVVTQVEPYNVFYPAEKYHQGYYRLHQDNPYIASVSKPKVEKFRRAMQSYLKPGF from the coding sequence ATGAAAAACGTGATGATATATTTAGCCAGTATGCTGCTATTATGCAGCTGTGCTAACGGGCAGGATAGCAAGGCTGATTATGCTTTTGCTACTTTGCCTAAGCTGAAGCCGGGAGAAGAGGTAGCTACGTTTGGTGGTGGTTGTTTTTGGAGCATGAGCGAGGCTATGACTGAGCTTAAAGGTGTTGATAGGGTAGTTTCAGGTTTTGCTGGCGGACAAACTAAAAACCCTAGCTACGAAGATGTATGTACACGCACCACCAATCATGCTGAATGTGTACAGATTTATTATGACCCCAAAGTAATCAGCTATGCAACACTGGCCGAAGCTTTCTTTTATGCGCATGACCCAACCACTTTAAATCGGCAAGGTGCAGATGAAGGTACTGATTATCGTTCTATAGTATTCTACAGAACACCAGAGGAAAAGCAGGTTCTGTTAAGTGTAATTAATAAAGTTAATGCTTCTAAACACTACAACGGCAAAGTAGTTACCCAGGTTGAACCTTATAACGTATTTTATCCTGCCGAAAAATACCATCAAGGATATTACCGCTTACATCAGGATAACCCATACATTGCATCAGTATCTAAACCGAAAGTAGAAAAGTTTAGAAGAGCAATGCAGTCCTATTTGAAACCAGGTTTTTAA
- a CDS encoding glycosyltransferase family 2 protein: MNSYPKVAVVILNWNGLNFLKQFLPAVLSSTWPNLEIVVGDNASIDGSVEYLQSTYPTEVKIIQNRINLGFTGGYNRVLEQVDADYFVLLNSDIEVTPNWIEPVVQLMESDDAIAVAAPKIKSFAKKSHFEHAGAAGGYIDHFGYPFCRGRIFYEVEEDQGQYEQSSEVFWASGAAMFIKKKYWQLSGGFDERFFAHMEEIDLCWRLKNQGYKVMYCAQSTVYHVGGGTLNTENPLKTYLNFRNNLLLLKNNLPVTRSVFTIGARFGLDFVALLRFLSEGKRKDAWAVSRAHQSFVKSLFTSREKKLLPAHHPTTAINVKPAGTRPANLKGLYQGNIIVDFFLKKKSRFTDLDANRFC; encoded by the coding sequence ATGAATAGTTACCCCAAGGTAGCAGTGGTGATACTTAATTGGAACGGGTTGAACTTTCTGAAACAGTTTTTACCTGCTGTACTATCGTCAACCTGGCCTAATCTGGAAATTGTAGTTGGAGATAATGCCTCAATAGATGGTTCTGTTGAGTATTTGCAATCTACTTATCCAACGGAAGTTAAGATTATTCAAAACCGTATTAATCTGGGTTTTACTGGTGGATATAATAGAGTATTGGAACAAGTTGATGCCGACTATTTTGTGCTGCTCAACTCAGATATTGAAGTAACACCAAACTGGATTGAGCCGGTTGTTCAACTGATGGAAAGCGATGACGCTATTGCTGTTGCTGCTCCTAAAATAAAATCATTTGCGAAGAAAAGCCATTTTGAACATGCTGGTGCAGCCGGCGGGTATATAGATCATTTTGGTTATCCATTTTGCCGTGGCCGCATTTTTTATGAGGTTGAAGAAGATCAGGGGCAATATGAGCAATCAAGCGAAGTATTCTGGGCATCAGGAGCAGCCATGTTCATCAAGAAAAAATATTGGCAACTATCAGGTGGTTTTGATGAACGTTTTTTCGCCCACATGGAAGAAATTGATTTATGCTGGCGTTTAAAAAATCAAGGGTATAAAGTAATGTATTGTGCCCAATCTACCGTGTACCATGTAGGTGGGGGAACCTTGAATACTGAAAACCCTTTGAAAACTTATCTTAATTTCCGTAATAACTTGTTATTGCTTAAAAACAATCTGCCGGTTACACGTTCTGTTTTCACTATTGGTGCACGTTTCGGATTAGACTTTGTAGCTTTACTCCGCTTTTTATCTGAAGGTAAACGTAAAGATGCCTGGGCAGTAAGCCGCGCTCATCAAAGTTTTGTAAAGAGCTTGTTTACCAGCCGTGAAAAGAAGCTATTACCTGCACATCACCCAACTACCGCTATAAACGTTAAGCCAGCTGGTACACGCCCAGCTAATTTGAAAGGCTTATATCAAGGTAACATTATTGTTGATTTTTTCTTGAAAAAAAAGAGTCGCTTCACTGATTTGGATGCAAATCGTTTTTGTTGA
- a CDS encoding ABC transporter permease: MEFYLTALLQGLCLSGVALGIFISMKIFNIPDITTDGSYTLGGIVTAIMLTHNQSLLVTLPAVIIAGALAGAATGLIHTKLKINALLAGILVMTALYSVNLTLAGRSNIPLIDTSSLFTVLTWVNDVNLNSLIMLLIVVVVLTLLISYLLKTDFGIAMRATGNSETMIRALGVNTDRMKIIGLALANALTALSGFLMTQFQGFADINMGIGIVIIGLGSVIIAETLINWFQITSVWLSLTLVLAGTVIFQMVLAVTLAMGVDANLLKLVTAVFVLLIVSLPRLALFNRHD, encoded by the coding sequence ATGGAGTTTTACTTAACGGCTTTACTGCAAGGTTTATGTTTGTCGGGTGTAGCATTGGGAATTTTTATTTCCATGAAGATATTTAACATTCCCGATATAACTACTGATGGTAGTTATACCTTAGGTGGAATTGTAACGGCCATCATGCTTACGCATAATCAGTCGCTATTAGTTACGTTACCAGCAGTGATTATAGCAGGCGCACTGGCTGGTGCTGCTACCGGACTCATTCATACCAAGCTTAAGATTAACGCCCTGTTAGCTGGTATATTGGTAATGACGGCACTGTACTCCGTTAACCTAACTTTAGCGGGTCGTTCTAATATTCCTTTAATTGATACTTCATCTTTGTTTACAGTTTTAACGTGGGTAAATGATGTTAATCTGAACAGCTTGATTATGCTGCTGATCGTAGTTGTTGTATTAACTTTATTGATCAGTTACTTACTAAAAACAGATTTTGGTATTGCTATGCGGGCTACTGGAAATAGTGAGACCATGATCAGGGCACTGGGCGTAAATACTGATCGTATGAAAATTATCGGCTTAGCACTAGCTAATGCCTTAACTGCATTGAGTGGGTTTTTGATGACGCAGTTTCAGGGCTTTGCCGATATTAACATGGGGATTGGCATTGTTATTATTGGTTTAGGTTCAGTAATTATCGCCGAAACTTTAATTAACTGGTTCCAGATTACTTCAGTTTGGTTAAGCTTGACTTTAGTACTTGCCGGAACAGTTATATTTCAAATGGTGTTGGCTGTTACATTAGCAATGGGCGTAGATGCTAATCTGCTAAAGCTGGTAACTGCTGTTTTTGTATTATTAATTGTGAGCCTGCCTCGTTTAGCCTTATTTAACCGACATGATTGA
- a CDS encoding aldo/keto reductase, translating into MEKRNLGNSGISIVPFVFGGNVFGWTIDEPTSFSILDAYVDLGFDCIDTADVYSTWVPGHEGGESETIIGNWLKKSGKRDKIILATKVGSQMGNGKKGLSKAYIIEEVEQSLKRLQTDYIDLYQSHKDDNDTPLQETLEAYDQLIKQGKVRTIGASNYTADRLQEALQISNKHNLPAYVSLQPEYNLYDREGYEKDLEALCRKENVGVITYFSIASGFLTGKYRNEDDLNKSKRGGGIKKYLNDRGYRILEALDQVASEYQTTPAAVSLAWVIARPGITAPIASATSVQQLEEITKSVSLNLGQEAIQQLTEASKY; encoded by the coding sequence ATGGAAAAGCGCAACTTAGGAAATTCAGGCATTAGCATAGTACCTTTTGTATTCGGGGGAAACGTTTTTGGATGGACCATTGATGAACCAACCTCTTTCAGTATTCTGGATGCTTATGTTGATTTGGGTTTTGATTGCATTGATACTGCGGATGTGTATTCAACCTGGGTACCGGGGCATGAAGGCGGCGAATCAGAAACCATCATCGGCAACTGGTTGAAAAAATCTGGCAAACGGGATAAAATTATCTTGGCAACCAAGGTTGGTTCGCAAATGGGCAATGGAAAAAAAGGCTTGTCAAAAGCCTATATTATTGAAGAAGTAGAGCAATCATTAAAGCGTTTGCAAACTGATTATATTGATTTATATCAGTCGCACAAAGATGATAATGATACGCCTTTACAGGAAACGTTGGAAGCTTACGACCAGTTGATCAAGCAGGGTAAAGTACGCACCATTGGTGCATCTAATTACACTGCAGACCGCTTGCAAGAAGCTTTACAGATAAGTAATAAGCATAACTTACCGGCATACGTAAGCTTACAGCCTGAATACAACTTATATGATCGGGAAGGTTATGAGAAAGATTTGGAAGCACTTTGCCGTAAGGAGAATGTTGGTGTGATTACTTATTTCTCAATAGCGAGTGGATTTTTGACAGGCAAATACCGTAACGAAGATGATTTAAATAAAAGTAAACGAGGCGGTGGCATCAAAAAATATCTGAATGATCGTGGCTATAGGATCTTAGAGGCACTTGATCAGGTGGCATCAGAATATCAAACCACGCCAGCGGCAGTTTCTTTAGCTTGGGTAATAGCTCGGCCAGGTATTACAGCTCCTATTGCTAGTGCTACCAGCGTTCAGCAGTTGGAGGAAATTACCAAATCGGTTAGCTTGAATTTAGGCCAAGAGGCTATTCAGCAATTAACAGAAGCTAGCAAATATTAA